AGGGTAGAGACTTCACTGGACACCTTGATCTGCCCCTTGATATGGGGAACGCTAAGAAATGTGGTGACTTTCTATTATATCCTGACCCTCAGCTAATGAAATTCATGTACGCTATGAGATCAGAGCATAGGGATAAAGGAACTAAGATAGGCTGACCCTTAGAGAGTAGGTGCTAACCCTGCTCTCTTTTTATATGCCTACCCTAGCTCACCCTATGGCTCACCCTTCTGCATACCCTAGCCTACCCTTAAGCCCACCCTTTCATGAGTATTTGGCAGGATTTTAACGAGTTTTTCATACAGTTTTCTACAGGTTTTTGTAGAGATTTTGATGAGATTTTACTGAGTTTTCTACATAGGATTTTATAGGATTTTCTGCTGAGTTTTAGCTGAGTTTTCTACAGAAATTCAGTGTGATCCTGTCTAAAAATGCTCTAGGATTTTCACCTGATTTTCTCTAGGATTCTACAGGGATTTTCTACTGATTTTCTTGTGGGATCATGCAGAGATTCTATAGAAAAATGGGGCAGAAGGTTAAATGGATTTTCTACAGGTTTGATCTGGGGAACATAAAAAAGACCACCCAGAAAACTGAGTGGCAAAAATAGAGGGATATAGACCATATTATATTCCATATTCGATCAGGAATATATACAAGAATAGCCTAGCTTTCTCTCTGGATCATTCCAGAAAAACTCTGCATCAAACTTCAAAAAATGTGAGAGCATTTCAAAAAATGTGAGAGATTTTCAAAAAATGTGAGAGCAAGCCTATAATGCGTGAGCATCCTAGCTGTCAAGCAAATCATCTAGTCTGAATTATATGAATTGTCTGAATATTATGAAATTCAGAATTGTGTCCAGAATATACACAATTAAATTCGATATTGACTAAGTCCAGACCTGTGTGATATTTAGGATCGCTGGCTTGTTCGCTGTAATCCTAGTATCACATATGATTTAATTTTTCAAAGTAACATTTGGATAAAATTTAAAATGAGACCATTTTCCTATTAGCTTTCAAAACTGGGGTGTTTTTCTTGCCAGTTAAAAAATAAGCGTTTTTCAAAATGAGGATCGAAATACAATAATCAGGATTTTTTAAAGTCCCTTATATGGAAGAAACTCGACACAGCCCAAAAAATCATTATAAATTTATATATTTTGTTGACACTAGATATAAAAAGGGTTTATAGTGGAGTCAGTCCTCAAGGGGACAGCCCATCAAGGGGCTTGAGTTGGGAATGGACTAGAAAGCCCAGCCAATACAATTTAAAAGGAGTTTTGAGCATGGCAGTAGAAAGCCAAGTTCTCGACCTAGAGAACAAGCATATTTTCATTGGAGAACAAGAAGGCTCTGAATTGATGAGGGTTTCGATCTTCAACTATGACAGAGAGTTCTACTATGTAAGCACCAGAGACCCACAGCAGGCACTTGATGAGGTAGTGGACTACCTTGAAGCCAGAGAAGAAACTGGACACTTCTACAGCATGGAAGAAGCTGAACAGCTAGAAAAAGAAGATGGGATGGAGTTTTTAACTGCTGGTAATCACTGCTGGCAACTCGATCCAGAACATACTCAAGTAGAAGAATGGATGAGAAAGTTAGAATTTTTTATATAAATCATTGACACTGAATATAAAGCCATGATAAATTGGGTTTAGTCCTCAAGAGAGAGGGCAGAAACATTGACCAGACAAAGAAACCTGAGCAGGTTCGGTAAAAGGCTCAAGACCAAAAAAACCACAAAATCAAGGTGAAAGGATGTTCACAGTATGACAACAGCAACAGCAGAAAACATGGTATGGATAGGCAACTTAGGCAAGTATAACGAGGGCGAGCTTGTAGGGGAATGGTTTGACTTTCCACTAAGTATGGATATTATCGCTCAAGAAATTGGCTTAGATGCAGAGTACGAAGAGTTTTTCATTGGCGACTATGAGGGACTTTTGGCAGACTTCAATTTTGGAGAGTATGCCAGCATTGAAGAATTGAATGAGGTTGTAGAACAGCTAGACAGCTTGGATGAGATTCAAGCAGAGGCAGTGACAGAGATTATGAGCTTGGGGATCGCTCAAGAAATAGAAGAAGCTGTAAACATTGCAGAAGATGACTTGATAGTTTATCACGATTGCAAAGATATGGGCGATGTAGCACACCAATACATGGAAGAGACTGGACAACTTGACGAAATGGGCGAGCTTGCCAGCAGATACTTTAATTTCGATGCGCTGGGCAGAGATATGGACATTGAAGGCACTTTCTTTGAATTGGAGGGCGAAGTTTATGTTCAGGTACTTTGCTAGTCTTGACAAGTTAGACTGGGCTTATATCGCTCTGTTCGCTGGGGCGCTAGTCTTCCTATATCATTCCATGATTACAGCATAAAAAGGCATGGGGCTGGCTTACAGCCCCTTTACATACTAAATTAAAAGGAGTTTTTATATATGTTTACGATCAGAGAGGGCAAGAGCTTGCAACAAGGGGAAAGAGTAGAGGTTTATTACAATCTGCATAAAGGTGGCTTCTCCATCAAGTCACTGGACAAGAACAGCCCAGATAAAGGCAAGGTAGTGGCTTACAGTTCAGAGGTCAAACTTGAGGGCGCTTCTTTCCATGTGAATGAGAACGCTTTGAGCAAAATTCTAGCAGAGAATAGAAAGCGTGTTTATGCAGTGGTCAGGGGCTATTATATGGGCAACTCAGTACAGGCAGAGCTTGACGAACATACACCAGTAAAGATTAACCCATACACCTGCCCCAAATTCACCTGCAAAGAGACTGGCAACATTATGGACAAGGCAGACAGCGTTATATTTCATGGTAGGGGGTGTGGTTATGTCATTGAGGAATAAAATAGAAGAGCTTCTCTTGTACCCTGGTCTCATGTCATTCTCATTGCAGTCTAAGCTCTCTCATCTTTTGGAGGTCTTGGACTGGATTGAAGAGGCAGAGCGCTACAGCCCAGAAGAGGTTGCAGAGCTTGAAGAGTTGAGAGCCAAGCTACTGGATGAATTAAAGGGGGTGCTTTGATGTTCCTGCAATGGATCGACACAGACACCCATGAGCGCCAATACTGTCTGAGTCCTGCTGATGGCTCAGACTTTTTACATTATGCCAAGCGCCATCTGTTCACTGGCAAGTATATAAAGCTCAAGAGAGAGCGACCCAGAAAAGCGACTTTCCAAGCCAGCCCATACATACTAGAAATGTATGAGCAGGGTTATAGATCGTATAAGAGCTACATTCTAAGCCAAGAGCCTGATTAGTGTAAAAGCTAGTCAGGTTCTTTTTTGTGTCCAGTGATCTGGCGAAATATCCATTTTTTAAATTGTCAGAAAATTCAGAAAACGATTTTTGACCAGATCAACCAGCCAGCCAAGCTAGAGCGATCCATATAAGCCAGCCAGTAGAATCCAGACCCATGAGAGCCACAGGAGAGCGCCAGAGCGTACCCAGCCCACTGGGTTGCAGGTTTACCCCTTGCCAGTTGAACCCCTGCCCCAGACACTTGCCCTATTATCCTTTATGCCTACCCAGAGGGCAAGACTTTGCCCAGCCCATCTAGGGCTGTGCCATGTTTACCTCATACAGAAGGACAGGGAAGGGCTTCTCAGTAGAGAAGGGTATATATAGGGGCTTTATATAGGGTAGCCATATAGAAGGCTCTCAGAGGGCTTATATGTAGCCCTGTATATGAGGGTGCTTATATAAGGGGGTTATATATGGGGGTTATATATGGGACTTATATGAGACTTCACACAGACACCAGAACAGAGCAATCAATAATATCATAATCAAAGCTCATGAAGATCGTACTGGACAGACTGGCACAATATTAGCAGGAATATATCACAATATTAGATAGAGTATTGATATATAAATGACTAGAATAATTGTTTGTTTATTTACTGTGGAGATAGTAAACAAAATACTGTTTTCTCATATCATATAAGTCTGGACTGAGTCAATGGGGTTTCTACAGATAATAATATTCAGAAAATTCCCAATATTGGCGCTATCCTTAATATTATTAATAGTCAGACAATTGGCTATGGCTGTCCCTCATCTTTCATTTTTGAGATTTTCCAACCCCTTCTTTACCCTGCTAAAGTGACACCCTACTTGATCTGCTAAGTCGATCCTAGAATGTAACCCCTATCTCGATTTTTTTATTTTATCATTTTTCAACCCTAATTGGTTATAAGTCATGACACAGCTTTATAAGCTGGCTTACTGCCTCCATATAGATAGGAAGACACAAGGGCAAAGGGGGCAGGCAGGGTTAAACAAATAATCATTAAGATTAAATGTTGACATTCAGTATAAGAGACTGTATAGTTG
This Halobacillus litoralis DNA region includes the following protein-coding sequences:
- a CDS encoding antirestriction protein ArdA, producing MTTATAENMVWIGNLGKYNEGELVGEWFDFPLSMDIIAQEIGLDAEYEEFFIGDYEGLLADFNFGEYASIEELNEVVEQLDSLDEIQAEAVTEIMSLGIAQEIEEAVNIAEDDLIVYHDCKDMGDVAHQYMEETGQLDEMGELASRYFNFDALGRDMDIEGTFFELEGEVYVQVLC